A part of Lacinutrix sp. 5H-3-7-4 genomic DNA contains:
- the cydB gene encoding cytochrome d ubiquinol oxidase subunit II, which yields METIFGLDYPTLWYLVVGLLFSGYAILEGFDYGAGAWHLFFKKDLSRRIAINAIGPLWDANQVWLIIGGGALFAGFPVMYATMLSSMYVPFMLFLMLLVLRSASIKFRSAEEMKWWRKTWDIIYFTSNTLISFLLGVVLANILQGIEIHENFAYKGGVFFSFLNPYAIIVGLTTLSLFMMQGAIFLLLKTEGRLHARLTFLLKKGIIFFISSFSITSLYTLIFLPGVADKFKENPVFFILPILAFLSVANVPRLTTKKKYTRALIFSSLTMAFLLMLVAFQLYPVLLPSTIDSSFDVTIYNAASSQKSLGIMLTIVVIGAPLLAGYFLFLYKTFHGTVKLDDTSY from the coding sequence ATGGAAACTATTTTTGGTCTGGATTATCCAACATTATGGTATTTAGTAGTAGGCTTATTATTCTCTGGTTATGCCATATTAGAAGGCTTTGATTATGGAGCCGGTGCTTGGCATTTATTTTTTAAAAAAGATTTAAGTAGACGTATAGCAATAAATGCTATTGGTCCACTATGGGATGCAAACCAGGTGTGGTTAATTATTGGTGGTGGCGCATTATTTGCAGGGTTTCCTGTTATGTATGCCACAATGTTATCTTCCATGTATGTTCCTTTTATGTTGTTTTTAATGTTACTGGTATTACGTTCTGCTTCTATAAAATTTAGAAGCGCAGAAGAGATGAAATGGTGGAGAAAAACATGGGATATAATTTATTTTACATCTAATACACTAATCTCTTTTTTATTAGGAGTAGTTTTAGCGAATATATTACAAGGCATAGAAATTCATGAAAACTTTGCTTACAAGGGTGGCGTATTTTTCTCTTTTTTAAATCCTTATGCTATTATAGTTGGTTTAACAACTTTATCTTTATTCATGATGCAAGGCGCCATATTTTTATTGCTTAAAACAGAAGGACGTTTGCATGCTAGATTAACTTTTTTATTAAAAAAAGGGATTATTTTTTTTATAAGTAGTTTTTCAATTACATCGCTATATACTTTAATATTTTTACCAGGAGTAGCAGATAAATTTAAAGAAAATCCTGTGTTTTTTATTTTACCAATTTTGGCTTTTTTATCTGTAGCAAATGTTCCAAGATTAACAACAAAAAAGAAATATACGAGAGCATTAATTTTTTCTTCGCTTACAATGGCTTTTTTATTAATGCTAGTAGCGTTTCAATTATATCCTGTTTTATTACCTTCAACAATAGATTCTAGTTTTGATGTAACAATTTATAATGCAGCGTCATCTCAAAAGTCATTAGGTATAATGTTAACTATAGTTGTAATTGGTGCACCGCTTTTAGCAGGTTATTTTTTGTTTCTATACAAAACATTTCATGGTACTGTTAAGTTAGACGATACTAGTTATTAA
- a CDS encoding DUF4870 domain-containing protein, whose amino-acid sequence MQNDRQLVVITHLSQLLTVITGFGGLIVPLIIWATKKDENYEIDSHGKKIINFQLSLIVNCIICIPLILLFGLGILGFIILGLFSIIFPIINAIKASNGENPSYPLSYNFVS is encoded by the coding sequence ATGCAAAACGATAGACAATTAGTTGTTATAACCCATTTAAGCCAATTACTTACAGTAATTACTGGCTTTGGAGGTTTAATAGTTCCTCTAATTATTTGGGCAACAAAAAAAGACGAAAATTACGAGATAGACAGTCATGGCAAGAAAATTATTAATTTTCAATTAAGCTTAATTGTAAACTGTATTATCTGTATACCTTTAATTTTATTATTTGGTTTAGGCATACTTGGCTTTATAATATTAGGACTTTTTTCTATAATATTTCCAATAATAAATGCAATAAAAGCTAGTAATGGAGAAAATCCATCTTATCCCTTATCTTATAATTTTGTTAGTTGA
- a CDS encoding DUF6691 family protein → MKSFLSFFSIGLFLGILFIKSEVASWFRIYEMFQFKSFHMYGIIGSAIVLGIIVVKYLKYNQSKDFSGHTINIPPKEKGVTRYLLGGILFGLGWALAGACPGPMFVLLGSLLPSILVLILGALLGTFIYGVLRNKLPH, encoded by the coding sequence ATGAAAAGTTTTTTATCGTTTTTTAGTATAGGTTTATTCTTAGGAATATTATTTATAAAGTCTGAAGTAGCCTCATGGTTTCGTATCTACGAAATGTTTCAGTTTAAAAGTTTCCACATGTATGGCATTATTGGATCTGCAATCGTGTTAGGTATTATAGTAGTAAAATATTTGAAATATAATCAATCAAAAGATTTTAGTGGTCATACTATTAACATTCCACCAAAAGAAAAAGGTGTAACGCGATATTTATTAGGAGGTATTCTTTTTGGATTAGGTTGGGCGCTAGCTGGTGCATGTCCAGGACCAATGTTTGTACTTCTAGGAAGTTTATTGCCTAGTATACTAGTGCTTATTTTAGGAGCGCTTTTAGGTACTTTTATATATGGTGTTTTAAGAAATAAATTACCACATTAA
- a CDS encoding YeeE/YedE family protein, with amino-acid sequence MDLIYNTWPWYVAGPLITLTMFLLLKTGKKFGMSSNLRTMCSIGGAGKFVDFFKFDWKKQTWNLYIVLGVIVGGYIALQFLSPTAPQINNDVVLQLQELGITSTNTAFLPSEIFSTEHMLTVKGFSILLIGGFLVGFGARYAGGCTSGHAISGISNLQLPSLIAVIGFFVGGLIMVHLIFPLIF; translated from the coding sequence ATGGATTTAATATATAATACTTGGCCATGGTATGTGGCAGGTCCGCTTATAACCTTAACTATGTTTTTACTTTTAAAAACAGGTAAAAAATTTGGTATGTCTTCTAATTTAAGAACCATGTGTTCTATAGGTGGTGCAGGAAAATTTGTGGATTTTTTTAAATTCGATTGGAAAAAACAAACCTGGAATTTATATATCGTTTTGGGCGTAATTGTTGGCGGTTATATAGCTTTGCAATTTTTATCTCCTACAGCACCTCAAATTAATAATGATGTTGTTTTACAATTACAAGAATTAGGGATTACTAGTACAAATACTGCTTTTTTACCTTCAGAAATTTTTAGCACAGAGCATATGTTAACTGTTAAAGGTTTCTCTATTTTGTTAATAGGTGGTTTTTTAGTTGGCTTTGGTGCACGTTACGCTGGTGGCTGTACTTCTGGACATGCAATTTCTGGTATAAGTAATTTACAGTTACCATCTTTAATAGCTGTTATAGGTTTTTTTGTTGGAGGCTTAATAATGGTTCATTTAATATTTCCTTTAATTTTTTAA
- a CDS encoding histidine kinase, with translation MSRFIIYILFLINICLVQAQNPVFVPMSNVSKLPDVEFYDVIEDQQHYIWLAADKGLYRYNGKNYKHFSHPKQRGNSLFQLKFDAKNRLWCNNIYGQLFYVENSSLKLFYDASKLVNGQLANFEILENSIRLFTVIGIFDIDKSTKKVTEVFKGMCITNAKDGNNNYTFVINFEGDLERHRLYKFDSNTDTKILEITSSNRIQSPRIFAFKNIVFFTYKSSSGNLIYRIDKTKNTSKKVITPARLKNEIFYNVLNIENEYWFLTSSGVFVYRFENEIFTFKEQLFKTESITDVQVDFNNNYWFTTLDNGVFVVPNLNVRRTSLEFIDAKITASLALQNNQFVLGTNDGKLLFYNHNQLTKTLQLPGKKIIGKLFFDAQSEKLIVSINASESFVVNLKNDEILDVNNQFSVAKTFSKIDVNTLFYGNYRQGIVYKNPFNNPKQQILKESRVKASVVSNNHLFVSYIDGLYKYNTQTFNAEEITFNSKSLLVNTLTKTNGTVWVATQHNGLLKYENNTLKPSGIKLPENLQINAIYADGLVLWISTDAGLFQYHTKTHQLKSLSAQDGLNTAVNDFLILQNQIIVNLPKAFYTLPKSGTLFKDLKTAKVRVEAIKINDRDTVVKNNYKLPHNYNKIGLAFNSNGFQSNQHVNYQYRVKEIDTSWQNLPVNTHFVNFNSLSSGTYTFELKAQNLSAKQAVFATPITFIIAKPFWETYWFYGLVIATIIGLVWLYFRWRLQQKEVQRIAEIDRILTDKKITNLRLENLRSQMNPHFIFNALNSIQDYIISNEKELASSYLVKFSRLIRMYLDYSQQNEITLEEELNALKLYLELEKVRFEDELEYKITIDNQLKTKQIKVPSLFIQPYVENALKHGLLHKLSDRKLHIKAKIIQQNKLEITVKDNGIGRAQSEKLKRPNQQHKPFATKANEERVHLYKNKLKRDIAITTNDLYDENDVAAGTKVVITMPIH, from the coding sequence ATGTCTCGTTTTATTATTTACATACTATTTTTAATAAACATTTGTTTGGTACAAGCGCAAAATCCTGTTTTTGTGCCTATGTCTAATGTTTCTAAACTTCCAGATGTTGAGTTTTATGATGTAATAGAAGACCAACAACACTACATTTGGTTAGCTGCAGACAAAGGTTTATACCGCTATAACGGAAAAAACTACAAACACTTTAGTCATCCTAAACAAAGAGGAAATTCTCTTTTTCAGTTAAAATTTGATGCTAAAAACCGACTTTGGTGCAACAATATTTACGGGCAATTATTTTATGTTGAAAACAGTAGCTTAAAGCTATTTTATGATGCTAGTAAATTGGTAAATGGACAATTAGCAAATTTTGAAATACTAGAAAACAGCATACGTTTATTTACCGTTATTGGCATTTTTGATATTGATAAAAGCACCAAAAAAGTTACCGAAGTGTTTAAAGGCATGTGTATTACTAATGCTAAAGATGGTAACAATAACTACACATTTGTAATCAATTTTGAAGGCGATTTAGAGCGTCATCGATTATACAAATTTGATAGTAATACAGATACAAAAATACTTGAAATCACAAGTAGTAATCGTATACAATCACCAAGAATTTTTGCCTTTAAAAACATTGTTTTTTTTACATATAAGAGTTCTAGTGGAAATCTTATTTATAGAATAGATAAAACCAAAAACACATCAAAAAAAGTAATAACACCTGCTAGATTAAAAAACGAAATTTTTTATAATGTTTTAAATATTGAAAATGAGTATTGGTTTTTAACCAGTTCTGGTGTGTTTGTTTATCGTTTTGAAAATGAAATTTTCACGTTTAAAGAACAACTTTTTAAAACAGAATCTATTACCGATGTTCAAGTAGATTTTAATAATAATTATTGGTTTACAACACTAGATAACGGCGTGTTTGTAGTTCCAAATCTTAATGTTAGACGTACAAGTTTAGAATTTATAGACGCTAAAATAACAGCGTCTTTAGCATTACAAAACAATCAATTTGTTTTAGGAACCAATGATGGTAAATTACTGTTTTACAATCACAATCAGCTAACAAAAACACTGCAATTACCAGGAAAAAAAATCATCGGAAAACTTTTTTTTGATGCGCAAAGCGAAAAACTTATAGTAAGTATTAATGCTTCAGAATCGTTTGTAGTTAATCTAAAAAATGATGAAATTTTAGACGTAAATAACCAATTTTCAGTTGCTAAAACATTTTCTAAAATAGATGTTAATACCTTGTTTTATGGTAATTATCGTCAAGGAATTGTATATAAAAATCCGTTTAATAATCCTAAACAACAAATTCTAAAAGAAAGTCGTGTAAAAGCTTCGGTGGTTTCTAATAATCATTTATTTGTATCGTATATCGATGGACTTTACAAATACAATACCCAAACATTTAATGCAGAAGAAATTACCTTCAATTCTAAAAGTTTACTGGTTAATACCCTAACTAAAACTAACGGAACAGTTTGGGTTGCAACCCAACACAATGGATTATTAAAATACGAAAACAATACGCTAAAACCTTCAGGAATAAAGCTTCCTGAAAATCTTCAAATTAATGCCATTTATGCCGATGGTTTAGTGTTATGGATTTCAACTGATGCTGGGTTATTTCAATATCATACAAAAACACATCAGCTTAAATCATTAAGTGCGCAAGATGGTTTAAATACAGCAGTTAATGATTTTTTAATTCTTCAAAATCAAATTATTGTAAACTTGCCTAAAGCATTTTATACTTTGCCAAAATCGGGTACCTTGTTCAAAGATTTAAAAACTGCTAAAGTTAGGGTAGAAGCTATAAAAATTAACGATCGTGATACTGTAGTTAAAAACAACTATAAATTACCTCATAATTATAATAAAATAGGACTAGCTTTTAATTCTAACGGATTTCAATCTAATCAACATGTTAATTACCAATATCGTGTAAAAGAAATTGATACAAGCTGGCAAAATTTACCTGTAAACACTCACTTTGTAAACTTTAATAGTTTGTCTAGTGGCACATATACTTTTGAGTTAAAAGCCCAAAATTTAAGTGCTAAACAAGCTGTTTTTGCTACACCAATAACCTTTATAATTGCTAAACCATTTTGGGAAACCTATTGGTTTTATGGTTTAGTTATAGCAACAATAATAGGTTTAGTTTGGTTATATTTTAGATGGCGATTACAACAAAAAGAAGTACAACGCATTGCAGAAATTGATAGAATTTTAACCGATAAAAAAATAACCAATTTAAGGTTAGAAAATTTACGTTCGCAAATGAATCCGCATTTTATATTTAATGCTTTAAATTCTATTCAAGATTATATCATTTCTAATGAAAAGGAATTGGCAAGCTCTTATTTAGTGAAGTTTAGCCGCTTAATTCGCATGTACTTAGACTATAGTCAGCAAAACGAAATTACTTTAGAAGAAGAATTAAATGCTTTAAAATTGTATTTAGAATTAGAAAAAGTGCGTTTTGAAGACGAATTGGAATATAAGATTACTATCGATAATCAGTTAAAAACAAAACAAATAAAAGTGCCGTCATTATTCATTCAGCCGTATGTTGAAAATGCTTTAAAACACGGATTGTTACACAAATTAAGTGACCGAAAATTACATATTAAAGCTAAAATTATTCAGCAAAATAAATTAGAAATTACAGTTAAAGATAACGGCATTGGTCGCGCACAATCCGAAAAATTAAAACGACCAAACCAACAGCACAAACCGTTTGCTACTAAAGCTAACGAAGAACGTGTGCATCTTTATAAAAACAAATTAAAGCGTGATATAGCCATAACTACCAACGATTTGTATGACGAAAACGACGTAGCTGCAGGTACAAAAGTGGTTATCACCATGCCAATACATTAA